In Liolophura sinensis isolate JHLJ2023 chromosome 2, CUHK_Ljap_v2, whole genome shotgun sequence, a genomic segment contains:
- the LOC135463168 gene encoding uncharacterized protein LOC135463168, with protein sequence MPAGMRQLRTMVPADIRFTQIRISNIFGRPDENRGRNIGETLDDLCDDVCTVGSIDPVRVFRHKGHWWSMDNRRLWVFRQFHAMGRCDEIPVIITTREEMNDDKFDATTGKDIFVRGPISSRWYKKAQADKERAIQKKLGNKGLGRETQHEKGPMVGLRATARAGSNGRPAVNLVHGKRGRCVNSATGKIDNVPASINRSPFWSRVLLGFLIACVLFTVYHYLFSINERRRW encoded by the exons ATGCCAG CGGGGATGAGGCAATTGCGCACGATGGTTCCAGCCGACATCCGGTTCACTCAGATACGTATTAGTAATATCTTCGGGAGACCAGATGAAAACAGAGGACGGAATATCGGAGAGACGCTGGACGATTTGTGTGACGATGTATGTACCGTGGGGAGCATCGATCCAGTACGAGTGTTTAGGCACAAAGGACACTGGTGGAGTATGGACAACCGCCGTCTGTGGGTCTTCAGACAGTTCCACGCCATGGGGCGGTGCGATGAGATACCAGTGATAATAACAACCAGAGAGGAAATGAACGACGACAAGTTTGACGCGACAACTGGGAAGGACATATTCGTGAGGGGACCAATAAGCAGTCGATGGTACAAGAAAGCGCAGGCGGACAAGGAACGAGCGATACAGAAGAAGCTAGGCAATAAGGGTCTTGGACGAGAAACACAACACGAGAAGGGACCTATGGTTGGTTTGAGAGCTACTGCTCGAGCAGGGTCAAATGGGCGTCCAGCTGTGAACCTAGTTCACGGCAAACGTGGAAGATGTGTTAATTCGGCGACGGGAAAGATAGACAATGTACCAGCCAGTATCAACAGATCCCCATTCTGGTCTAGAGTATTACTGGGTTTTCTCATCGCTTGTGTTCTCTTTACGGTATACCACTACCTGTTCTCCATAAACGAGCGACGCCGTTGGTAA